The following proteins are encoded in a genomic region of Catharus ustulatus isolate bCatUst1 chromosome 4, bCatUst1.pri.v2, whole genome shotgun sequence:
- the LOC116995373 gene encoding CD9 antigen-like: MPVKGGTKCIKYLLFGFNFVFWLAGTAVLAVGLWLHFDSQTKSIFELDSDTKFYTGVYILIGAGGLMMLVGFLGCCGASQESQCLLGLFFFSLFVIFALEIAAGIWGFTNKEKITDDLKEFYMDTYRKRTQQTAKDTLKAFQFTLNCCGLTGVLEQQFMDTCPAKTLSESFTIKSCPEAIDDVFKSKLNVIGAVGLGIAVMMIVGMIFSMVLCCAIRREREMV, translated from the exons CTTGCGGGGACAGCTGTGCTTGCAGTTGGATTATGGCTTCACTTTGATTCACAGACCAAAAGCATCTTTGAACTGGACAGTGACACAAAGTTTTACACAG GTGTTTACATCCTTATTGGAGCTGGTGGCCTTATGATGCTGGTTGGTTTCTTGGGATGCTGTGGTGCATCACAGGAATCTCAGTGTTTGCTTGGCCTG ttcttcttctccctttttgtgatttttgccCTTGAAATTGCTGCCGGGATCTGGGGATttacaaataaagaaaag ATTACTGATGACTTAAAGGAGTTCTACATGGACACCTACAGAAAGAGAACTCAACAAACTGCCAAAGACACCCTGAAAGCATTTCAGTTCACT CTAAACTGCTGTGGCCTTACTGGAGTTCTGGAGCAGCAGTTCATGGACACTTGTCCAGCAAAGACACTGTCTGAGTCATTCACTATCAAG TCCTGCCCTGAAGCCATTGATGATGTCTTCAAATCCAAATTGAATGTCATTGGAGCAGTTGGCCTTGGCATTGCTGTGATGATG ATTGTTGGCATGATATTCAGTATggttctgtgctgtgccatccGCAGGGAAAGAGAGATGGTCTGA